One Spirochaetales bacterium DNA segment encodes these proteins:
- a CDS encoding HAD family hydrolase, with the protein MKIRAVCFDIDGTLYPYFWMYLTSIKLFFNHPSFAYHYRSMRKQIRAMDGIHDFRRKQADLLAEKLDIPPSRAFRLIEERIYGQWIDSFAIIKPFPYLKQVLRRLDAQGFTLAVLSDYPVEKKLAFLGLSDIWAATLSAESVHRLKPHPASFLKLCALLDMAPEDILYVGDTYGHDIIGAKRVGMKTAHLSTGRKKAGISDFTFSHYGDFYSRIIEKII; encoded by the coding sequence ATGAAAATTCGCGCGGTTTGTTTTGATATCGACGGAACCCTGTACCCGTATTTCTGGATGTATCTCACCTCGATAAAATTATTCTTCAACCACCCCTCGTTTGCCTATCATTACCGGAGCATGCGTAAACAGATTCGTGCAATGGACGGAATACATGATTTTCGTAGAAAACAGGCGGACCTTCTCGCGGAAAAACTCGATATTCCGCCTTCCAGGGCATTCCGGCTTATCGAAGAGAGAATTTACGGGCAATGGATCGACAGTTTCGCCATTATCAAACCTTTCCCGTATCTGAAACAGGTCCTCAGACGGCTTGACGCGCAGGGATTCACCCTCGCGGTTCTCTCCGATTATCCGGTCGAAAAAAAACTCGCGTTCCTCGGACTCAGTGATATATGGGCGGCGACCCTTTCGGCCGAATCGGTTCATCGACTGAAACCCCATCCGGCGAGTTTTCTGAAATTGTGCGCGCTGCTCGATATGGCACCGGAAGATATTCTCTATGTCGGAGATACATACGGTCACGATATAATCGGAGCGAAAAGAGTGGGCATGAAAACGGCACATCTTTCAACAGGACGTAAAAAAGCCGGTATTTCCGACTTCACTTTTTCTCACTACGGGGATTTTTACTCGCGTATTATAGAAAAAATTATTTGA
- a CDS encoding MerR family transcriptional regulator, translated as MRKYSIGEVCGMLGVKPHVVRYWEQEIPFLSSRKTKSGRRTFSDRDLRLLQRLKYLLYEKRYTIEGARNRIWEEINAPHIDLKIRIAEIRSELMELLHVMKKSGPDP; from the coding sequence ATGCGGAAATACAGTATCGGTGAAGTATGCGGAATGCTCGGCGTGAAACCACACGTGGTTCGGTATTGGGAACAGGAAATACCGTTTCTCTCTTCGCGAAAAACAAAAAGCGGCAGGAGAACCTTTTCCGACCGTGACCTCCGGCTTCTCCAGCGCCTTAAATATCTCCTCTATGAAAAACGGTATACAATCGAAGGCGCCCGTAACAGAATCTGGGAGGAGATTAACGCCCCGCACATTGATCTCAAAATAAGGATCGCGGAAATAAGAAGTGAATTGATGGAACTGCTGCATGTCATGAAAAAGTCCGGCCCCGACCCCTGA
- the der gene encoding ribosome biogenesis GTPase Der, producing the protein MISIPVKVDFPRIAIIGRPNVGKSTLFNRLLGTKRAITDPTPGVTRDSVESSCEFEGKSFILIDTGGFTLQEGEYNQLVSGKSLAVAGEADLVILLIDITDINGDDLEFIEKVRPLEEKIILVVNKVDNEKRAQQIWNLYKFGFKRMVDVSAVHGRNIDKLIQEILFFFKDHETRKTETGGRQKIRLAILGKPNTGKSTMTNYLIGEEKSIVSSIPGTTRDVVEGSFLYNNYHFQVLDTAGIRRKKKVKESVEYYSVNRAIRAIEDSDVVFLLIESRCNITEQDKKIAALIEKKGRGIVLVLNKWDLLEHIPNRLQAVTDRLRFLFPMLHFAPIVPVSSMTGEGMKKLLSTSIKVYRQLASRIDTSRLNTLLKRWTDLDSVKVRGKEVKIRYATQVSSNPVKFVFFLSRCGELRNEQKLYMKNRLRRELKLDSIPVELEFREKEKNSRRH; encoded by the coding sequence TTGATTTCAATTCCGGTAAAAGTTGATTTCCCCAGGATTGCGATCATCGGGAGACCGAATGTCGGCAAATCCACCCTGTTTAACCGTTTGTTGGGAACAAAACGCGCGATTACTGATCCCACCCCCGGTGTGACACGGGATTCCGTCGAGTCATCGTGTGAGTTTGAGGGAAAATCGTTTATCCTCATCGATACCGGGGGGTTTACCCTGCAAGAGGGGGAATACAATCAGCTTGTATCGGGCAAAAGCCTTGCCGTTGCCGGAGAAGCCGATCTGGTCATCCTCCTCATCGATATTACCGATATAAACGGAGACGATCTGGAGTTTATCGAAAAGGTAAGGCCGCTTGAAGAAAAAATAATACTGGTTGTCAACAAAGTCGATAACGAAAAGCGGGCGCAACAAATATGGAACCTCTATAAGTTCGGATTCAAGCGAATGGTCGATGTTTCGGCTGTTCACGGCAGAAACATCGATAAGCTGATACAGGAAATACTCTTTTTTTTCAAGGACCATGAAACCCGTAAAACGGAGACTGGTGGCCGGCAGAAAATACGCCTTGCCATTTTGGGAAAACCGAATACCGGAAAATCGACCATGACAAATTACCTTATCGGCGAGGAAAAATCGATTGTTTCATCGATTCCGGGAACAACCCGGGACGTGGTCGAAGGAAGTTTTCTGTACAATAACTATCATTTTCAGGTACTCGATACGGCGGGGATCAGACGGAAAAAAAAGGTCAAGGAATCCGTCGAATATTACTCCGTCAACAGGGCGATCCGGGCTATTGAAGATTCGGATGTCGTCTTTCTCCTTATCGAAAGCAGATGCAATATCACCGAGCAGGATAAAAAAATAGCCGCATTGATTGAAAAAAAAGGACGTGGGATCGTCCTCGTGTTGAACAAGTGGGATCTCCTCGAACATATTCCGAACAGGCTTCAGGCGGTGACTGACAGACTCCGATTTCTCTTTCCGATGCTGCATTTCGCACCGATCGTCCCCGTCTCATCAATGACCGGGGAAGGGATGAAGAAACTCCTTTCGACGAGCATCAAGGTTTACAGGCAACTCGCCTCCCGAATCGATACATCGCGTCTCAATACCCTGCTCAAGCGGTGGACGGATCTCGATTCGGTCAAGGTGAGAGGAAAGGAAGTAAAAATTCGTTACGCAACCCAGGTAAGTTCCAATCCGGTCAAGTTCGTCTTTTTTTTGAGTCGATGCGGCGAATTACGGAATGAGCAAAAACTCTATATGAAAAACAGATTGCGCAGGGAATTGAAACTGGATAGTATTCCCGTCGAACTCGAGTTCAGGGAAAAAGAAAAAAATAGTCGACGGCATTAA